CGGCCGTCGCGAATACGGGAAAGGGAAGTGTGGTCCGCGATTTGCCATCCGGGTAGCCGGCACTCGACGCAAAGACGCCGGCAATTTTGAACGACGAGAGCGCCACGGAAAATGCGACGCGGGCGCCACCGGACATGCCGGCCGTATAGACACGTTTGGGATCGATGCGAAAACGGGAGAACACATCGTTGGCCATGGACGCGGCAGCCTTTCCGGTTTCTGGCGATCCGTTCCGCGAGTTATTGGACCCGGCAATGATGTATCCATATTGTTCGGCCGCTGCCTGGTATCGCTCGACGGCATTCCCGCCTCTTCCGCCCGGATCGAATCCCAGAATGACGGGCCAGGCCCGATCCGCCGTGTAGTTCGACGGCAGATACAAGGCATAGCTTTGAGACGCGTCGGCCGCACACTTCACATCCGGTAGGATCTGGCCGACGGGCAGGGCGAGAAGCAGAAGCACGAAGAGCATGCCCGAATTACAGCACAGCCGAACCGGTGAGACCAACTGGTTTTGGAAGGCGTCATGCACCCGTGATCGACATGTCGGCTCCCGCGCGCGTCACGACCGATATCCCGGAGCGGCTGGATCGGCTTCCCTGGAGCCGGTGGCACCTCCGGATGGTGACCGCCCTCGGCATCACATGGCTTCTCGATGGTCTCGAAGTGACCATGGCGGGCGCGCTGGCGAGCATCTTGAAAGACCCGCGCGCGCTGGGATTGAGCGACGTGGAAGTGGGCGCGAGCGCAACCGCGTACCTTGCGGGCGCGGTGGTCGGGGCGCTCCTGTTCGGATGGCTGACCGACCGGCTCGGGCGCAAGAAGCTATTTTTCGTAACCCTCGCCGTGTACCTGAGCGCCACGGCGGCGACGGCGTTTTCGTGGAACGTCTGGAGTTTTGTCGCTTTCCGGGCGTTGACGGGATTCGGGATCGGCGGGGAATATTCGGCCATCAACTCCGCGATCGATGAGCTGATTCCGGCCGCCGTCAGGGGAACCGTCGACCTGATCGTCAATGCCACATTCTGGCTGGGAGCCGCGCTGGGTTCGCTGGCCACGCTGTTTCTGCTGGATTCCGGTCTATTGCCGCCCACCTTCGGCTGGCGTTTTGCGTTCGGTATCGGCGCCGTTCTCGGACTGGTCATCATTTTCATGCGTAAACACGTTCCGGAGAGTCCACGCTGGCTGCTGCTGCGCGGGCACACGGACGAAGCCGAAACGATCGTCACGAGCGTGGAGCAGGCTATTGAAAGGGAAAAAGGCCCGCTCCCGGCGGCGGAAGGTTCATTGACACTGACGGTGCGGCCGCATACGCCGCTGAGCGACGTCTGGCATGCCATGGTGCGCGAACATCCGCGGCGATCGCTGCTCGGGTTTATTCTGATGTGTACGCAGGCGTTCTTCTACAACGCGATCTTTTTTACTTATGGCCTCGTGCTGACACAGTTTCTCCAGGTGGACAGCCGCCGCGTTTCGCTGTATCTCCTGCCTCTCGCGATCGGAAATTTTGCCGGCCCGCTCATCCTGGGTCGCTTCTTCGATACCGTCGGCCGTCGGCGCATGATCGCCGGAACATACGGCCTGTCCGGAATCCTGCTGATGGGCGCCGCGTTCTTTTTTCGTCAAAACGATGCTGGGGCGATCGGACAGGCGATCTGGTTCACGGCCATTTTCTTTGTCGCGTCCTCCGCGGCGAGCTCGGCCTATCTGACCGTCAGCGAGATCTTTCCGCTCGAAATTCGCGCTTTCGCCATTTCGATCTTCTATTCGGCGGGCACGCTTGTCGGCGGTGTCGGCGCGCCCGTCCTCTTCGGCCATCTTATCGAAACCGGTTCCCGTTCCGCGGTCTTTGAAGGCTACGTCATGGGAGCCGTTCTCATGATATGCGGCGCATTTGCGGAGGCTTGGCTTGGAATCGACGCCGAACGGCGGCCGCTGGAATCGATCGCCCCACCGATACAATCGATTCGGTAGAACAGCCGGCGGAAAAAACCAAGAGGCGATGTGGTGACTTCCGAAAGGCGCCTGTTAGGTTTCATAAATACTTCTTGGCGCCTGCACTTTGCCGTGTGTAGTATGGCGAAGCCGCCGGCACTCCGGCGGGCCCCCGAACAGCGTATCGAATCAGGCAGGCAGCACAGAAGCGCGCTTATGTGAGCGCTGCCCGCTTCTCGAAAGGACCATTCATGACCCTTCGAAGGATTTGCTTTGCCGCGGCGGCTGTGCTCGCCGTCCTGTTGGGCTCCACCGCCCTTACGGCGCAAAACGTGTCGGCCTCGGCGAACGCCAATGTCCAACATGTCACGATCCTGCAAACGACCGACATTCACGATCACGCCAATGGCTCGGACCATGTCGGCCTTGACGTGAATCCGTTCACGGGCACCGGTTTGACCGGCGCCTATGCGCGCATTGCGAGCTATATCAATCATGTGCGTCTCACGGCCAACCATCCCGTGATCGTTGTCGATTCAGGCGACTGGACGATGGGTACGATCTACGACCTGATGGTTACGAAGCAGCCGGGGGCATTATTCTTTCTGCAGACAATGCAGTATGACTGCGTCACGCTGGGCAACCACGAATTTGATTACACCAGCGCCGGCCTGGCGCAAATGCTGGGTGCGGGTCAACGCGCTTTCGGATTCCGGATACCGATCGTTGCCACAAATATGAATCTCGGCGGGGATGCCGATCTGGCTCCGTTGTTCGGCCCCGGGAAGCTCATCGAGTCGTCTCATATCGACAGTCTGACGAATGGGCTGCGGGTCGGCTACATCGGGCTCATGGGCAGCAATGCCGCTTCCGATATCGCGGCGGCGGCGCCGGTAAGCTTCTGGGATCCGTCGGCGAATTACGCCGCCATCCAGGCGCAGGTGGATGCACTGCACAGGCAGGGCGTCCAGATTGTCATTGCGCTTTCCCATTCCGGTACCGACGCCACAGGCACTTCCGGCGAAGACGTCGAGCTCGCGATGCACGTGCACGGAATCAATGTTATCGCGTCGGGTCACACGCACACGCCGCTGCCGCACGCTCAAACCGTGGGGAATGGAACCTGGAACACGTACATCGTAGATGCGGGCTGGGCGGGATCCAATGTCTCGCGCATCGACCTGACTTATCACCCGGCCACTGCGACGACCACGCTCGATGCATCCAGCAATCCCTTAATGACCGACTCCAGTCTCAAAGCCCTGGGCGTTTTTTTGCCGCTCGATCCATGGATGACGCTGGCGGTCGCTGGTGCGGATCTGGAGCTCAACACCACGTTGAAATCCTTTTTCGCTCAGACCTTCTCCGACTACAATCCGTTTCGCATCGGCACCGGTATTTATCATCCGGTTGGCACGACGGCGCAGACCATGGCCTCTAACTCAACCGGCGTCGTGCCTGCGCCAAACGGCCTCGGTGATCTCGCCGCCGACTCCATTCGCGCTGCCGCCAACAACATCATCGCGCAAAATCTCGCCGCGACCGGAGGCAACCCGGGCAAAGCCCCGGGATTCGATTTCACGCCGATTCAGGTGGCGGTCGTGCCGACAGGAGCGTTGCGGGGCGCATTGCAGGCGGGCGTGCCGCTCAGTTTCACCGATATGTACAGCATCTTGCCGCTCGGCTTCACGCCGGACTCGAGCCAGGCGCTTCCTGCCGGCTATCCACTGATATCGACTTATTTCGAACCCGCCGACTTGAAGAAAATGTGCGCTCTGCAGCTCCTGGTGCAGAGCGGTCTGGCGTCCTCCGACGACTACGTGAACATTTCCGGACTGCAGTACACACTTAATGCGGGTGGATCATACACGTATTTCAAGTACGCCACTGCGGCCGCGGTCCTGCAGTTAACGAGCGAAAAGGCGGCGTTCTCCGTTCAGGCCGGTAAAGCGCTGGTTGCTCTGACAACCCTCGGCAGCGATCAGGGCGCCGCGTTGCTTGCAGCATATGCCGCAGGCAATCCATACGCGGTGGCGATGGTGAAGCTGAACGACGTTAACCCGGGAAGCGCGCAAAT
The sequence above is drawn from the Terriglobia bacterium genome and encodes:
- a CDS encoding MFS transporter, with translation MSAPARVTTDIPERLDRLPWSRWHLRMVTALGITWLLDGLEVTMAGALASILKDPRALGLSDVEVGASATAYLAGAVVGALLFGWLTDRLGRKKLFFVTLAVYLSATAATAFSWNVWSFVAFRALTGFGIGGEYSAINSAIDELIPAAVRGTVDLIVNATFWLGAALGSLATLFLLDSGLLPPTFGWRFAFGIGAVLGLVIIFMRKHVPESPRWLLLRGHTDEAETIVTSVEQAIEREKGPLPAAEGSLTLTVRPHTPLSDVWHAMVREHPRRSLLGFILMCTQAFFYNAIFFTYGLVLTQFLQVDSRRVSLYLLPLAIGNFAGPLILGRFFDTVGRRRMIAGTYGLSGILLMGAAFFFRQNDAGAIGQAIWFTAIFFVASSAASSAYLTVSEIFPLEIRAFAISIFYSAGTLVGGVGAPVLFGHLIETGSRSAVFEGYVMGAVLMICGAFAEAWLGIDAERRPLESIAPPIQSIR
- a CDS encoding metallophosphoesterase, whose product is MTLRRICFAAAAVLAVLLGSTALTAQNVSASANANVQHVTILQTTDIHDHANGSDHVGLDVNPFTGTGLTGAYARIASYINHVRLTANHPVIVVDSGDWTMGTIYDLMVTKQPGALFFLQTMQYDCVTLGNHEFDYTSAGLAQMLGAGQRAFGFRIPIVATNMNLGGDADLAPLFGPGKLIESSHIDSLTNGLRVGYIGLMGSNAASDIAAAAPVSFWDPSANYAAIQAQVDALHRQGVQIVIALSHSGTDATGTSGEDVELAMHVHGINVIASGHTHTPLPHAQTVGNGTWNTYIVDAGWAGSNVSRIDLTYHPATATTTLDASSNPLMTDSSLKALGVFLPLDPWMTLAVAGADLELNTTLKSFFAQTFSDYNPFRIGTGIYHPVGTTAQTMASNSTGVVPAPNGLGDLAADSIRAAANNIIAQNLAATGGNPGKAPGFDFTPIQVAVVPTGALRGALQAGVPLSFTDMYSILPLGFTPDSSQALPAGYPLISTYFEPADLKKMCALQLLVQSGLASSDDYVNISGLQYTLNAGGSYTYFKYATAAAVLQLTSEKAAFSVQAGKALVALTTLGSDQGAALLAAYAAGNPYAVAMVKLNDVNPGSAQIAQNLGTLGQVAAAAAADSVNGTSTLTALIMSTAVAAVNTVAGFAPGDSANIGPATPLSSSGRVRVVLDLYTLLLVNALGSELGVTVSPYAAATGTVVLSAATLPAVLANRIDAMPSIPGIQELKAWMALLYYVGSPLSGRITSIYASTSDFSQFAMFGSAVRNRSAVYPVASIGQLLLTVESLTSAP